From Triticum urartu cultivar G1812 chromosome 2, Tu2.1, whole genome shotgun sequence, a single genomic window includes:
- the LOC125539961 gene encoding GTPase activating protein 1-like yields MLGHLVGLVKVRVTRGVNLAIRDLRSSDPYVVVRMGKQKLKTRVVRKSINPEWNDELTLSVEDPTIPVKLDVFDKDTFFDDPMGNAELDIGPLVEAATMRIQLQGVADGTVVKKLVPNRQNCLAEESAVYLSEGTVKQDVVLRLRNVECGEVELQLQWIDIPGSKGASGF; encoded by the exons ATGCTGGGGCATCTGGTCGGGCTGGTGAAGGTGCGGGTGACGCGCGGGGTGAACCTCGCCATCCGCGACCTCCGCTCCAGCGACCCCTACGTCGTCGTCCGCATGGGCAAGCAG AAGCTCAAGACGCGAGTGGTGAGGAAGAGCATCAATCCGGAGTGGAACGACGAGCTGACCCTCTCCGTCGAAGATCCCACCATTCCTGTCAAACTG GACGTGTTCGACAAGGACACATTCTTCGACGACCCGATGGGCAACGCGGAGCTGGACATCGGCCCGCTGGTGGAGGCCGCGACGATGAGGATCCAGCTGCAGGGCGTCGCCGACGGCACCGTGGTGAAGAAGCTGGTGCCCAACCGGCAGAACTGCCTCGCCGAGGAGAGCGCCGTCTACCTGTCCGAGGGCACGGTGAAGCAGGACGTGGTGCTCAGGCTGAGGAACGTCGAGTGCGGGGAGGTCGAGCTCCAGCTCCAGTGGATCGACATCCCAGGCTCCAAGGGCGCATCAGGCTTTTAA